A single genomic interval of Lewinellaceae bacterium harbors:
- a CDS encoding Arc family DNA-binding protein — protein MSKKKNFVLRIDDKTYEAIEKWAADEFRSVNGQLEWIISKALKEAGRWKKAGDDKSKNESA, from the coding sequence ATGTCCAAAAAGAAAAATTTCGTACTTCGGATTGATGACAAGACCTACGAAGCCATTGAAAAATGGGCTGCGGACGAGTTTCGCAGTGTCAATGGACAGCTGGAATGGATCATCAGCAAAGCGCTGAAAGAGGCAGGGCGGTGGAAAAAAGCGGGTGATGATAAATCAAAAAATGAAAGCGCCTAG
- a CDS encoding DNA-binding response regulator: MMRILIVEDEPLIARDIAGELTEQGYEVVSVCPDYPAAVRALTLEQPDFAVLDIHLGKGPGGLDLATLINETLFIPFIFLTSYADKPTIDKAKFRYPMAYLVKPFNGDELVATIEVAVMNHARYFRKRAIPIAVLNQDLTDPVSPREFEVLKDMIEGLTNPLIAARHSISLSTVKTHINHLFAKLDVRNRAELLIKMRDWDEKET, from the coding sequence GTGATGCGTATACTGATCGTAGAAGATGAACCGCTGATAGCCCGGGATATTGCGGGCGAACTGACCGAACAAGGCTATGAAGTGGTCTCCGTGTGTCCGGACTATCCCGCGGCGGTAAGAGCCCTGACGCTTGAGCAGCCCGACTTCGCAGTCCTGGATATTCATCTTGGCAAGGGACCAGGAGGTCTGGATCTGGCCACCTTAATCAATGAAACCCTCTTCATTCCATTTATCTTTCTCACTTCATACGCTGACAAGCCAACCATTGATAAAGCGAAATTTCGCTATCCAATGGCCTATCTGGTTAAGCCTTTCAATGGCGATGAACTGGTTGCGACTATAGAAGTGGCAGTGATGAATCATGCACGATACTTCCGGAAACGGGCAATCCCGATCGCGGTTCTCAATCAGGATTTAACCGATCCGGTAAGTCCCAGGGAATTTGAAGTTTTGAAAGATATGATCGAAGGGTTGACCAATCCTTTGATTGCTGCCAGACATTCCATCAGCCTGAGTACCGTCAAGACGCATATCAATCACCTGTTTGCCAAGCTTGATGTCCGCAATCGTGCAGAACTGTTGATCAAAATGCGCGACTGGGACGAAAAAGAAACCTAG
- a CDS encoding dipeptide epimerase, giving the protein MKLIVKPLRLEIAGSFATAHGQVSHRDALLVGLEQDGQTGWGEATCVHYYGITPERLQQALERVRTLLLSLEITHPEVVYEHLQPVLADEPFALCALDMAAYDLFGKLNSLTTWKYLDLSVASVPLSSLTIGLIPVDQAVAFLEANPWPVYKIKLGGPQDRQLVEAVRSRSNATIRVDANAGWTPEEAIKMSAYLRDMDVEFIEQPLPASDLAGIRAIQGKMALPIMADESCHLPSDVASCGQYYDAINIKLMKCGGITPARAMITEARQLGLKIMIGCMTETSVGISAAAQLLPLVDYADIDGPFLLKQDPAQGVRLIDGVVTYPDVPGNGCSVPT; this is encoded by the coding sequence ATGAAACTGATCGTTAAACCACTCCGACTGGAGATCGCCGGAAGCTTTGCAACCGCCCATGGGCAGGTAAGCCACCGAGACGCCCTATTGGTAGGCCTCGAACAGGACGGCCAAACCGGATGGGGCGAAGCGACCTGTGTTCACTATTACGGCATTACACCGGAACGTTTGCAGCAGGCCCTGGAGCGGGTGAGGACATTGTTGCTTTCACTGGAGATTACGCATCCCGAGGTGGTTTATGAGCATCTGCAGCCGGTGCTGGCGGATGAGCCTTTCGCCCTTTGTGCACTGGATATGGCGGCCTATGATCTGTTTGGTAAACTGAACAGCCTGACGACCTGGAAATACCTGGATCTTTCGGTAGCGTCGGTGCCGCTCAGTTCACTGACCATTGGACTCATCCCGGTTGATCAGGCGGTGGCTTTTCTGGAAGCCAATCCCTGGCCGGTATATAAGATCAAACTGGGCGGTCCGCAGGACCGCCAGCTGGTGGAAGCTGTCCGAAGCCGGAGCAATGCCACGATACGGGTCGATGCCAATGCCGGATGGACCCCTGAGGAAGCCATCAAGATGAGTGCTTACCTGCGAGACATGGACGTGGAATTCATCGAGCAACCGCTCCCGGCTAGCGATCTGGCAGGTATCCGGGCTATACAGGGTAAAATGGCCTTGCCGATCATGGCTGATGAAAGCTGTCATCTGCCCTCAGACGTCGCATCCTGTGGCCAGTATTACGATGCCATCAACATCAAGCTTATGAAATGCGGTGGTATCACACCGGCCCGGGCCATGATCACCGAAGCCCGTCAGCTGGGACTGAAGATCATGATCGGCTGCATGACCGAAACCTCAGTTGGCATATCCGCTGCCGCCCAATTATTGCCTCTGGTGGATTACGCAGACATCGACGGTCCCTTTTTGTTAAAACAGGATCCTGCGCAGGGTGTCCGGCTGATAGATGGGGTGGTTACCTATCCGGATGTGCCGGGAAATGGCTGTTCAGTACCCACCTAG
- a CDS encoding sensor histidine kinase: MRSAGHFHHNDLMPTVSLRQICQHSLRLRINPRVDFLSGFFQISMVLMAMGWIINPYSSFAQAQGNLDSLRQAFNSHPGSREQMEAAVELARVMSLQNPDSALILLDQALIIAQKTGDRESEAKILFRKIVALRLHGDQTTALQLNRSALVLADDPSSGSWGGKIYHTLSHFFMEDLASDSCLYFLQKAEIMNDERGEHYANYLVYADIANNYENQKRDKEEEIYLLKAYEVSRTKMIRKDHGLVLYLMMQFYFGRNQMAEYARYAREYLDLVGEDEDRMKNDKFHNVLYFFEPEESTDDKIARMQTAIKEQTRLEHWNNLIISYDYLTELEENGGYLTAALDAALHGLKLTVDQKKLYQEKGFLEIIAHLYEKMGQPARSLSYLKQTMLLEDSLRTKTMEYNLQDLEVKYQTRLKEEELLKSNLQLDKKKTENTLLFYISGSLLALAGLSLGFVRYKSRINSKLESQNRRITDALEEKEGLLREIHHRVKNNLQIVSSLLNLHSKKMQDESSKAVFKDGQNRVKSMAIIHQNLYLSEDLAGMNVNEYIRQLTHHLFHSFHVNDQDIRLHTDIDDVVLDVETLIPLGLILNELLSNTLKHAFTTQDKGEINVMLRHHPNELVLTVKDNGRGISKSELDQENQSFGLRLIRDFARKLEAEMEISNHAGTWVEMHIRKFRLSTT, encoded by the coding sequence ATGAGATCAGCTGGCCATTTTCATCACAATGACCTGATGCCAACCGTAAGTCTGAGGCAAATTTGCCAGCATAGCCTTCGATTGCGCATCAACCCCAGGGTGGATTTTTTGTCCGGATTTTTCCAAATCAGCATGGTACTGATGGCTATGGGTTGGATCATAAACCCGTATTCATCCTTTGCCCAGGCACAGGGTAACCTGGATTCATTACGGCAAGCCTTTAACAGTCATCCGGGTTCCAGAGAACAAATGGAAGCAGCGGTCGAACTGGCCCGGGTCATGTCATTACAGAATCCCGATAGCGCACTTATTTTACTCGATCAGGCGCTTATCATTGCCCAAAAAACAGGCGATCGTGAAAGTGAGGCGAAAATTTTGTTTCGTAAGATTGTGGCGCTTCGCCTTCATGGTGACCAGACAACAGCCTTGCAGTTAAACCGGTCAGCTCTTGTTCTGGCTGACGATCCGTCCAGTGGTTCCTGGGGTGGAAAAATCTATCATACCCTTTCACATTTTTTTATGGAAGACCTGGCCTCGGACAGTTGCCTGTACTTTTTGCAAAAAGCGGAGATCATGAATGATGAGCGGGGAGAGCACTACGCCAATTACCTGGTTTACGCCGATATCGCCAACAATTACGAAAATCAAAAACGGGATAAAGAGGAAGAAATCTACCTGCTTAAAGCTTACGAAGTCTCCAGGACAAAAATGATCCGGAAAGACCACGGGTTGGTTCTCTATCTGATGATGCAGTTTTATTTCGGTCGCAACCAGATGGCGGAATATGCCCGCTATGCCAGGGAATACCTGGACCTCGTTGGTGAGGATGAGGACCGGATGAAAAATGATAAATTCCATAATGTGCTTTACTTCTTTGAACCGGAAGAGTCTACCGATGATAAAATAGCCCGGATGCAAACTGCAATCAAAGAACAAACCAGACTGGAGCATTGGAACAATCTGATCATCAGCTATGATTACCTCACCGAACTGGAAGAAAACGGGGGTTATCTCACGGCAGCGCTTGATGCGGCTTTACATGGATTAAAGCTTACCGTGGATCAGAAAAAATTATATCAGGAAAAAGGATTTCTGGAGATAATAGCACACCTGTATGAAAAAATGGGCCAACCGGCCAGAAGCCTGAGCTATTTAAAACAGACCATGCTGTTGGAGGACAGTTTGCGGACGAAAACCATGGAATACAATCTCCAGGACCTGGAAGTTAAGTACCAGACACGCCTGAAAGAAGAAGAATTACTTAAATCCAATCTTCAGCTCGACAAGAAAAAGACGGAGAATACATTGCTGTTTTATATTTCGGGTTCGTTGCTTGCTCTGGCTGGCCTCAGCCTTGGATTTGTCCGGTATAAGTCCCGCATCAACAGTAAGCTTGAAAGTCAAAACCGCCGTATCACCGACGCCCTGGAAGAAAAGGAAGGGCTGTTACGGGAGATACACCACCGGGTCAAAAACAACTTACAGATCGTTTCCAGTCTGCTCAATTTGCATTCCAAGAAAATGCAGGACGAGTCCAGTAAAGCCGTCTTCAAAGACGGTCAGAACCGGGTAAAATCCATGGCCATCATTCATCAAAATCTCTACCTTTCCGAGGATCTGGCCGGAATGAATGTCAACGAGTACATCCGGCAATTAACCCATCATTTATTCCATTCATTTCATGTAAATGATCAGGACATCCGGTTGCATACGGATATTGATGATGTGGTACTGGATGTCGAAACATTGATTCCACTGGGATTAATTCTGAATGAATTACTGAGCAATACGCTCAAACATGCATTCACCACTCAGGACAAAGGAGAAATCAATGTCATGCTGAGGCATCATCCAAACGAACTTGTGCTTACAGTGAAAGACAATGGCAGAGGAATCTCCAAGTCCGAGCTTGACCAGGAAAATCAATCCTTTGGGTTGCGACTGATCCGTGACTTTGCGCGTAAACTGGAGGCTGAAATGGAAATCAGCAATCATGCGGGTACCTGGGTCGAGATGCATATTCGTAAATTCCGCCTGTCCACCACGTGA